A segment of the Corylus avellana chromosome ca2, CavTom2PMs-1.0 genome:
gggcctaaaacttacggggtgtccggacatgttaatgggcggtccggacacggcttcgcggagcaagattttagtttctggaaatgaggtccggacccggggaattgcggtccggacccggcctgtctaGTCTTCGTCAaaagctccgatcgatgggcgtttgtggtccgattgagctgaaattttgcagggacgttcataacacatgaatatacattatgaacggtggtggattctgagcattctatatcaatgtttgagccatgaacagtagcatctgcattttgaaactgaattaagccaacacaagaactaacagaaTGGAAACTATTTTGAATTCTTGACTGACCAAAGGAAATTTCCTAATGGTTCATCGAAAATTAGACAGTAATATGAAATGACTCTCGTTGCGAAAATCAGAAGAATATGCAATTTGTTCCCTGCTAATCAATTGATACTTGCATGTGTCAGAAGAATTAGATATGATTTGAGTAAACTCTGGTTTAAACTTGTGGTAGTCATTGTTGGGCATTTGGATGGGGGTAATCTTTTAAGATTTATGGGAGTTCTAGAAGATTACCCCATTTGATTGACGTTTAGTGGAGGGAATGTAGATTCCCTCTCAACCCTATGTGGGACTGTGGATTCTCTTCTAGAGAGGTAGGAATCTACATTCCCTTACCTTGGGAATTGAATGTTtactttttgggaaaattacagtttactccctcaaagttgacagcgttttttaattcgaacaccaaagtttcaatttttgcaatttgaccaattttatccaaaacttcccatattgcccataatttttatttttttattttttataaaaaaattttaaaaaaattcgtggTGGcagtagccacccctttggtcatctggtcattttggcacccccaaatttgttttcgtttttataaaaaataaaaaaataaaaataaaatcaggggcaatatgggaattttgggatgatattggtcgaattgaaaaaaattggaactttgtggggatggattgcaaaaattgaaactttgatgttcgaattgaaaaacgctgtcaactttgggggggtaaactgtaattttcccttacttttttgttaaatatttgaCAATAATGTCTAATTTGAACTCTCTTGTACACTTAAGTGGACCCAGTTGCTAAATATTGCCAGTTGACCTGAAACTGTATTCAGATCCctcaaacaaaaccaaataatatatatatatatatatatatatatatatatatatatatatatatgttttcctttatatatatatatatatatatatatcctttagatgttttcttttattctagTTTAAAAAGTAAGGATGGTGTAGGAAATTCATAATTGTGTGTATGGGATATCCCAGAAGGGAAAAGGACTAACAAAATGGGATTGACGgaatatactatatatatcCTCTACAAATCCTCTGCATGGGAAGATTGCAGGTCCGGCAACAgaaaaacttataatattacataatgATGCATATTAGTTAAAGAAAGCTCCATTGTCCATTTGCCTCAACTTCTCTCCAACTTGACCTTCCTTAGCCAGGGAACAACTTTGAACGTAACAAGAATAGCAATTCtgtctttcaaattatcaaagctTCAAAAGTAAGCTTGCCTCCATGATACTTTAACAATTAATGTGCCCCAAAACTCcccaaaatccaaagataaaaCCCACTGCCATGCTAATATAGAAAAATTCTGCATCAATTCCCTTGTCATCATTGCCACCATTTGATGTTACTTTGGATCGATTTCATCTCCTGGGCACTTTGTTGGAAGAGGAGGTCCACAAAGTAAGCTGTTACCTTCATAGCTGGAAGAGCCAAGTGTCTGTAGTTGATTCCCAGATGGAATTTTTCCAGACAAGTTGTTGAATGACAAGTTCAAATAACTCAGGAAATTTAAAGAAGATAAGCTTTGAGGGATAGGACCAAAAAGTTTGTTCCTTGAAAGATCAAGTCATTCTAACAGGCccaaatttccaattttttgaGGAATTTTTCCAGTTAAATGGTTCATTGATAGATTCATGTTGGCCAATCTTACGAGCCTTAATATATTATCCGGTATTTCTcctgatatattattatttgagaGATCTATGGAATGGACAAGAGCAATAGTAAAATTATATACGTATTCTCTTCCTTTAGAAACCACCATAATTTGCTCGAAATAATTTGTATGATAGCTGCTTCGGGCTTTACTCAAGTTCCCTATGCATTGAGGGATTTCTCCTGACAAATCATTATTGCAAGGTCTAGGATCTGAAGGCGTGAAAGAAAACATAGTTGTTTAGGTATGTTCCCGTCAAAGAAGTTGGATCTTAAGCTTAATCTCCGTAAAGACGTTAAGCTTTCTCCTGTCCATGCTGGAACATTTCCACAAAATTTGTTATCTCCAAGATCAAGGTTTACCATCCCTCCATATTTtctaaagaaagaaggaagcCCCCCTTCAAAATGATTTTGGCTCAATGACAACACACGTAGTGAACTCAAATATTGCATTGAACTTGGAAAGGTGCCAGATAGATTGTTGTTTGCTACATCCAACACAGATAACAACTTCAAATCCTCCCATTGAGGAGGGAGTTTCCCAGACAAGTAGTTGTTTCTCAAAATAAGAACTTTCAATTTCTGTGGCATTCCAATAGAATGAGGAATCCTGCCCGTAATAGAGTTTGAAGAGAGGTCCAAGAATGATATCCAAGGCAACAGCTCACCTACGTTTTCGGGTATAGGACCGGAAAACATATTTCTTTTAAGATATAAGATGCCcaaattccttaaaaaaagTGGGATTGGACCCTCTAAATTGTTGGAACTCAGATCAATATGAAATACTGGATGATGAGCTCGAGTGTTTGGTACCTGCCCGTGCAGGCTGTTATTGGACAAACTCAAATGATGGATATTTGAGCAGGAATTCCAAAAGCCAGGTGGAATGGTGTCAGAAATGCCAACGTTGTGGAGGCTAAGAAACttgagttcattttgagtttgaggCCATGAAGCTAGGAAAGTTTGGACCCACTTGCATGTTATCTAATTGAACATGTGTCAAGTTAAAAGGAGGAACCCAATCATGCTTCACATCTAAACCCAATGTCCATTTTCTAGAACATTCCATAGACAAGTTTAGAACTTTTAATCGGGTGAGATTCTGAAAATGATGTTCCGTTAAGAAACCTACCCATAAATTCCAACTGAGATCCAGTGAAACAAGCTTTGATAGTTTGCCAATGCTTTCTGGAATGGTTCCTCTCATTTGATTGTTCCTGAGGTTAAGTACTTTTAAGGATGACAGGTCTCCAATAGAATGTGGAAGCAAACCCCAAAAAGAACATGACCCAAGGTTAATAGTTTTCAATTTCTTGAGTCTTCCCAATGAGTAAGGGATGTTCCCCCCGAGCAATTTATTACCACTCAAAAGCATTGATTTGAGGTTGCTGTTGTAACACTGAAACAACCCATTCACAAACTCATTTATCTCCCCACCTATTTTGTTGTCTTTCAGATTAAAGATTTGCAAGTTGCAAAGGTTGGAAAATGAGCTTGGTATCTTACCAGAAATGTTGTTTTCAGATAAATCCAATATGCGCAAATTGGTCAGATGTCCCACACCAATTGGAATGATTCCAGCAAAGAATGAGTCAGAGAGACTGAGATACTGCAAAGTTTTAATGGAACCCAAAAACTT
Coding sequences within it:
- the LOC132169220 gene encoding LRR receptor-like serine/threonine-protein kinase GSO2; the encoded protein is MVKGNDFPRRINYFLDRNSSEASYEYGKRKLDEPIEDPQRWREKHFLASKKVSPIHPSDSLPGLVKIAVNGKALAVRTQRVMSSCLTSKTHFLLSNIMLADGENKSCLGGKISSSFLNLKHLSYLDLSMNNFNGINIPKFLGSIKTLQYLSLSDSFFAGIIPIGVGHLTNLRILDLSENNISGKIPSSFSNLCNLQIFNLKDNKIGGEINEFVNGLFQCYNSNLKSMLLSGNKLLGGNIPYSLGRLKKLKTINLGSCSFWGLLPHSIGDLSSLKVLNLRNNQMRGTIPESIGKLSKLVSLDLSWNLWITCKWVQTFLASWPQTQNELKFLSLHNVGISDTIPPGFWNSCSNIHHLSLSNNSLHGQVPNTRAHHPVFHIDLSSNNLEGPIPLFLRNLGILYLKRNMFSGPIPENVGELLPWISFLDLSSNSITGRIPHSIGMPQKLKVLILRNNYLSGKLPPQWEDLKLLSVLDVANNNLSGTFPSSMQYLSSLRVLSLSQNHFEGGLPSFFRKYGGMVNLDLGDNKFCGNVPAWTGESLTSLRRLSLRSNFFDGNIPKQLCFLSRLQILDLAIMICQEKSLNA